From the genome of Nitratidesulfovibrio sp.:
GCGAGGCGGACGTGCTGTCCGCCCTTGTCCGGGGCAGGCCGGACGCACTTGCCATGCCCGGATGCCGCCCGCTTCCGGGCTGGGGTAACGGGCCACGGCGCGGCGGTACGTGCAACACAACGGACGCGGTCTGCTTTCGGCGGCGGCGTCGCAACGCAGGAGAATGACAGCATGCAGGTTCTCATCACCGTGCAGGACGCAGCACCGGGCACTCCGCCCGGCGCGGCGGGGGGCGACGCCCTTCTCGATGCCCGTCTGGACCCGCGCTTCGGGCGCGCGCAGGGCTATCTGCTGTGCGATACGGTCACCGGGGTGGTGCGCAGGCTGGATGCGGCCTCCAACATGTCCCTGGCCCAGGGCGCGGGCATTCAGGCCGCGCAGGCCGCTGCCGATGCCGGGGCACAGGCCGTGATTACCGGTCATGTGGGACCCAAGGCCTTCACCGCACTGCGCCGGGGCGGCATCGCCATCTATCTTTCAACGCACGCCACCGCGCGCCAGGCCCTGCGGGCCATGGCGGACGGCAACCTGGCCCCGGCGGCGGAGCCGGACCGGGAAGGGCACTGGTAACCATGGATACGGACACCCACGAACAGGAGCAGCGTTGCGGCTGCGGCGGGGCCGGTTGCGGCGGCGAACAACACGTCGAGGCCACCGGCGGCTGCACCGGATCGGGCTGCGGCGGGCACGGCGACCATGGTGGTCGGGACGGGCATGCCGGGCATGATG
Proteins encoded in this window:
- a CDS encoding NifB/NifX family molybdenum-iron cluster-binding protein gives rise to the protein MQVLITVQDAAPGTPPGAAGGDALLDARLDPRFGRAQGYLLCDTVTGVVRRLDAASNMSLAQGAGIQAAQAAADAGAQAVITGHVGPKAFTALRRGGIAIYLSTHATARQALRAMADGNLAPAAEPDREGHW